One genomic segment of Deinococcus depolymerans includes these proteins:
- a CDS encoding molybdopterin oxidoreductase family protein — MNAAPSRTVRTTCPYCAVQCNFDLHLEHGLVTRATPTRDCPVAHGTVCKKGLAAPGDLRHPDRLTTPLLRRDGQLVPVSWPEAMAHVREALSPLVQRAPQRIGVFGSGSLTNEKTYLLGKFARVALQTPNIDYNGRYCMASASAALNRTFGLDRGLGFPLSDMTRSDLILLVGANIAETLPPVMQYLKGARDRGGAVYAIDPRATTTARVAGRHLAPRPGTDGILALGLLHLMKTWGRIRPTAPAHGLSDVLWHADDYPPARVAHGCGIPETDLMTLARAYADARTPLILTGRGPEQHTHGTDTVQAWINLAFLTGHVGKQGGGFGTLTGQGNGQGGREHGQKNDQLPGARSLRDPHHRAQMAAHWNVPERHLPQPGHSAQELLNACGDPGEGGINALIVLGSNPVVSAAGAGQVTEKLRALKHLIVIDFLPSETAQLATLVLPGSMWCEEEGTTTNLEGRVQRRRRAMTAPGAAREDWRILCDLAHAVGRPHGFTYPTFRDLQDDFFLATRGGRADYSGLSAERLDRASAQWPVPRADGPDTPLAYAPTYPTPDGLATLHVPRLPTPDLAPRTLHLTTGRLGNQYQSGTQTRRNAALKAENTVQIHPDTARAHSLKAGQPVTLVTAHGQATLPVTLTPGIRPDTLFVPFHWPGAANLLTDPAALDPHSRMPGFKVTPVTLRPAPVHAPDPTTDPGPLPRPLRPTPTP; from the coding sequence ATGAACGCGGCCCCCTCCCGCACCGTCCGCACCACCTGCCCCTACTGCGCCGTGCAGTGCAACTTCGACCTGCACCTCGAACACGGACTGGTCACGCGCGCCACCCCCACCCGGGACTGCCCGGTCGCGCACGGCACCGTCTGCAAGAAGGGCCTCGCCGCGCCGGGCGACCTGCGCCACCCGGACCGCCTGACCACGCCGCTGCTGCGCCGCGACGGCCAGCTGGTCCCCGTCAGCTGGCCCGAGGCCATGGCCCACGTCCGCGAGGCCCTGAGCCCCCTGGTACAGCGCGCCCCGCAGCGCATCGGCGTGTTCGGCAGCGGCAGCCTCACCAACGAGAAGACGTACCTGCTGGGCAAGTTCGCCCGCGTGGCCCTCCAGACCCCCAACATCGACTACAACGGCCGCTACTGCATGGCCAGCGCCAGCGCGGCCCTGAACCGCACCTTCGGTCTCGACCGGGGCCTGGGCTTCCCGCTCTCTGACATGACCCGCAGCGACCTGATCCTGCTCGTCGGCGCGAACATCGCCGAGACCCTCCCACCGGTCATGCAGTACCTCAAGGGCGCCAGGGACCGCGGCGGCGCCGTGTACGCCATCGACCCGCGCGCCACCACCACCGCCCGCGTCGCCGGACGGCACCTCGCGCCCCGCCCCGGCACGGACGGCATCCTGGCCCTGGGCCTGCTGCACCTCATGAAAACCTGGGGCAGGATCCGCCCCACCGCGCCCGCCCACGGCCTCAGCGACGTCCTCTGGCACGCCGACGACTACCCGCCGGCCCGCGTGGCCCACGGGTGCGGCATTCCCGAAACGGACCTGATGACCCTGGCCCGCGCCTACGCCGACGCCCGCACGCCACTGATCCTCACCGGACGCGGCCCCGAACAGCACACCCACGGCACCGACACCGTGCAGGCCTGGATCAACCTCGCGTTCCTGACCGGGCATGTCGGCAAGCAGGGCGGCGGCTTCGGCACCCTGACCGGCCAGGGCAACGGCCAGGGCGGGCGCGAACACGGCCAGAAGAACGACCAGCTGCCCGGCGCCCGCAGCCTGCGCGACCCCCACCACCGCGCCCAGATGGCCGCCCACTGGAACGTCCCGGAACGCCACCTGCCCCAGCCCGGCCACAGCGCCCAGGAACTCCTGAACGCCTGCGGCGACCCCGGCGAGGGCGGCATCAACGCGCTGATCGTGCTGGGCAGCAACCCGGTCGTCAGCGCCGCCGGCGCCGGACAGGTCACCGAGAAGCTACGCGCCCTCAAGCACCTGATCGTCATCGACTTCCTGCCCAGCGAGACCGCGCAGCTGGCCACGCTGGTCCTGCCCGGCAGCATGTGGTGCGAGGAGGAAGGCACCACCACCAACCTCGAGGGCCGCGTGCAGCGCCGCCGCCGCGCCATGACCGCCCCTGGCGCCGCCCGCGAGGACTGGCGGATCCTGTGCGACCTCGCGCACGCCGTCGGCCGCCCCCACGGCTTCACGTACCCCACCTTCCGCGACCTGCAGGACGACTTCTTTCTCGCCACGCGCGGCGGCAGGGCCGACTACAGCGGCCTGAGCGCCGAACGCCTCGACCGCGCCAGCGCCCAGTGGCCCGTTCCGCGCGCCGACGGCCCCGACACGCCCCTGGCCTACGCCCCCACCTACCCCACCCCGGACGGACTGGCCACCCTGCACGTGCCGCGCCTGCCCACCCCGGACCTCGCGCCGCGCACCCTGCACCTGACCACCGGCCGCCTCGGCAACCAGTACCAGAGCGGCACCCAGACCCGCCGCAACGCCGCCCTGAAAGCCGAGAACACCGTGCAGATCCACCCGGACACCGCCCGCGCCCACAGCCTGAAAGCCGGGCAGCCCGTCACGCTGGTCACCGCGCACGGTCAGGCCACGCTGCCCGTCACCCTGACCCCCGGCATCCGCCCCGACACGCTGTTCGTCCCCTTCCACTGGCCGGGCGCGGCCAACCTGCTCACCGACCCGGCCGCCCTGGACCCGCACTCGCGCATGCCGGGCTTCAAGGTCACGCCCGTCACGCTGCGGCCCGCCCCCGTGCACGCTCCTGACCCCACGACCGACCCCGGTCCCCTGCCCCGCCCCCTGAGGCCCACCCCCACCCCCTGA